The proteins below are encoded in one region of Reichenbachiella sp. 5M10:
- a CDS encoding type III polyketide synthase has translation MSAYITSIGTANPDNKYKQEDIANFMCANLPLSEDEQRKLRMLYRATGISERYSVLDDYKHHNGNFKFFENTPDLQPFPSTSTRMKLYRQQAVPLSISAITNCLNGHKLSSFTHLITVSCTGMYAPGLDVDLIKTLNLSPNINRTSINFMGCYAAMNALGLAKLICGSQEAKVLIVCVELCTIHLQSNHNEDNLLAHSLFSDGAAAVVVQSEPQKHALQIVSNSSQLAISGKNDMAWHIGDFGFEMALTSYVPDIIKSGIHELTTQLLAQTNLDLSQIDTYAIHPGGKKILEAIEHELGLSKTDNRHAYDVLRYYGNMSSPTILFVLQRVLQEQQTGQNILSFAFGPGLTMESILFKSH, from the coding sequence ATGAGCGCATACATCACCTCCATAGGCACAGCCAACCCAGACAACAAATACAAACAAGAAGACATTGCCAACTTCATGTGTGCCAATCTACCCCTCAGTGAGGATGAGCAACGCAAACTCCGAATGCTCTACCGTGCCACAGGGATCTCCGAACGCTATTCTGTCCTCGATGACTACAAGCATCACAACGGAAATTTCAAGTTTTTTGAAAACACGCCAGACCTCCAACCCTTCCCGAGCACGAGTACCCGCATGAAGCTCTACCGTCAACAAGCCGTCCCGCTCTCCATCTCAGCCATCACCAATTGCCTCAACGGGCACAAGCTCTCTTCCTTCACACACTTGATCACTGTCAGCTGCACAGGGATGTATGCCCCTGGGCTCGATGTAGACCTCATCAAAACACTCAACCTCAGCCCAAACATCAACCGCACCAGCATCAACTTCATGGGTTGCTATGCCGCCATGAATGCCCTCGGTCTAGCCAAACTCATCTGTGGTAGCCAAGAAGCCAAAGTCCTCATCGTCTGTGTAGAACTCTGTACCATCCATCTCCAGTCCAACCACAACGAAGACAATCTACTGGCTCATAGCTTGTTTTCGGATGGTGCAGCAGCAGTCGTCGTACAATCCGAGCCTCAAAAGCATGCACTACAGATCGTCTCCAACTCTAGCCAGCTCGCCATCAGCGGCAAAAACGACATGGCTTGGCATATTGGAGATTTTGGATTCGAAATGGCACTCACCTCCTATGTACCCGATATCATCAAAAGCGGCATCCACGAGCTCACTACTCAGCTCCTCGCACAAACCAACCTCGACCTCTCACAGATCGACACCTACGCCATCCACCCTGGTGGCAAAAAAATACTAGAAGCCATCGAGCATGAGCTCGGACTGAGCAAAACAGACAATAGACACGCCTACGATGTGCTCAGGTACTATGGCAACATGTCTTCACCGACCATTCTATTTGTCCTGCAGCGCGTACTCCAAGAACAGCAAACCGGTCAAAACATACTCTCTTTCGCCTTTGGCCCTGGACTCACCATGGAAAGCATCTTATTCAAGTCGCATTGA
- a CDS encoding UbiA family prenyltransferase, translating to MPVFAFALAVTGVNAWQPVVLVFVVLHLLLYPASNGYNSYFDKDEGSIGGLKTPPKTSLELYWWAVAMDGLAMILGALLSWRFVVMLLMYGLVSKAYSHPSIRLKAMPIVGWLATGIFQGYFTFMMVVVGLCQVDLVALGRWEWQVPAVLSSLLLMGSYPMTQVYQHEEDAKRGDRTISLMLGRRGTFHFTGVFFFFSNMGFLAYFYLYFDWRIAVAFQVSLLPVMAYFFSWYLKVRKDPSQANYQRTMHLNLISALFLNLFFWGWYLMGQG from the coding sequence ATGCCGGTTTTCGCTTTTGCGTTGGCAGTGACGGGAGTGAATGCATGGCAGCCGGTGGTACTTGTTTTTGTGGTGTTGCACCTGTTGCTTTATCCTGCTAGCAATGGTTACAATTCTTATTTTGACAAGGACGAAGGGAGTATTGGTGGACTCAAGACCCCTCCCAAAACCAGTCTGGAGTTGTATTGGTGGGCGGTAGCTATGGATGGGCTGGCGATGATACTTGGGGCTTTGTTGTCGTGGAGGTTTGTGGTGATGCTCCTGATGTATGGGCTGGTGTCCAAAGCCTACAGTCATCCGTCTATTCGTCTCAAAGCTATGCCGATCGTTGGCTGGTTGGCAACAGGTATTTTTCAGGGATACTTCACATTTATGATGGTCGTGGTGGGGCTTTGTCAGGTGGATTTGGTAGCATTGGGACGCTGGGAGTGGCAAGTGCCTGCGGTACTGAGTTCACTGCTACTGATGGGCAGCTACCCCATGACGCAGGTCTATCAGCACGAGGAGGATGCGAAGCGTGGAGACCGTACGATTAGCCTCATGTTAGGCAGGCGAGGTACCTTCCACTTCACTGGCGTGTTTTTCTTCTTTTCGAATATGGGCTTTCTGGCCTACTTCTATCTCTACTTCGATTGGAGGATCGCGGTAGCCTTTCAGGTGAGTCTACTCCCTGTCATGGCTTATTTTTTCAGCTGGTACCTCAAGGTCAGAAAAGACCCCTCCCAGGCCAACTACCAACGCACGATGCATCTGAACCTGATCTCGGCGCTTTTTCTCAATCTGTTCTTTTGGGGGTGGTACCTGATGGGGCAAGGGTAA
- a CDS encoding GIY-YIG nuclease family protein has translation MIHGGAVYFMTNSRHTVLYIGVTSNLIARVQKHKGKLYPKSFTARYNAFKLVYFEGFHSIEEAIAREKQIKKYRREKKDALVNEMNPEWKDLFDALE, from the coding sequence ATGATTCATGGAGGGGCAGTTTATTTTATGACCAATTCGCGCCACACTGTACTGTACATAGGTGTGACATCAAATCTGATTGCTCGGGTACAGAAGCACAAAGGCAAGCTTTATCCCAAGAGCTTTACCGCTCGGTACAATGCCTTTAAACTGGTCTATTTCGAGGGCTTTCATAGCATAGAGGAGGCCATCGCTCGCGAAAAACAAATCAAGAAATACCGCAGAGAAAAGAAGGATGCTTTAGTCAACGAAATGAACCCTGAGTGGAAGGATTTGTTCGATGCGTTAGAATAA